A window from Mangifera indica cultivar Alphonso chromosome 2, CATAS_Mindica_2.1, whole genome shotgun sequence encodes these proteins:
- the LOC123208984 gene encoding 60S ribosomal protein L30-like translates to MVAAKKTKKTHESINNRLALVMKSGKYTLGYKTVLKSLRNSKGKLVIIANNCPPLRKSEIEYYAMLAKVGVHHYNGNNVDLGTACGKYYRVCCLSIIDAGDSDIIKSMPGDH, encoded by the exons ATGGTGGCCGCCAAGAAGACC AAGAAGACTCATGAGAGCATCAACAACAGGTTGGCACTCGTCATGAAGAGTGGTAAATACACTTTGGGTTATAAGACCGTCCTTAAATCTCTTAGAAATTCCAAAG GGAAGTTGGTTATCATTGCCAATAATTGCCCACCTCTTAGGAAGTCTGAGATAGAGTATTACGCTATGTTGGCGAAGGTTGGAGTTCACCACTACAATGGCA ACAATGTGGACTTGGGGACTGCATGTGGAAAATATTACAGAGTTTGCTGCCTCAGCATTATTGATGCAG GTGACTCCGATATCATCAAGAGCATGCCCGGTGATCACTGA
- the LOC123201958 gene encoding uncharacterized protein LOC123201958, producing MNTFSAEDLSTIGGIATVSLLHSFIPTHWLPFSIVGRAQKWTLSRTLFVTAFGAVLHVISTSLLGITAITMANTIAGEETVHKLASLLLVVLGGSYVLLFVSGKGGHNHSHNQPMEKMAVAGLVLVPALSPCATTLPVFLAVGNSSSMMVLAIIVLLFSTITVMTSLVALSFYGASQLKFHWVERYDKLLVGSVLCLVGILTLVFHDHDHGHGASIGENLNRKLIAF from the exons ATGAATACTTTCAGTGCAGAAGATCTGTCAACAATTGGAGGCATAGCCACCGTTTCACTTCTTCATTCCTTCATCCCTACGCATTGGCTTCCTTTCTCCATAGTTGGTCGCGCTCAGAAATGGACTCTTTCCAGAACCCTTTTCGTCa CTGCTTTTGGAGCAGTTTTGCATGTGATATCCACTTCACTTCTTGGAATAACTGCAATCACCATGGCAAACACTATTGCTGGTGAAGAAACAGTGCATAAACTAGCTTCACTTCTGCTTGTAGTTCTTGGTGGTAGCTATGTCTTGTTGTTTGTGTCTGGCAAGGGTGGCCACAATCATTCTCACAACCAGCCAATGGAAAAAATGGCTGTTGCTGGGCTTGTTCTTGTCCCAGCATTATCTCCTTGTGCAACCACACTCCCAGTGTTTCTTGCTGTTGGGAATTCATCCTCCATGATGGTACTTGCCATCATAGTGCTTCTATTCAG TACAATAACGGTAATGACCTCACTGGTGGCTCTATCATTTTATGGTGCAAGCCAGTTGAAATTTCATTGGGTGGAGAGGTATGACAAACTTCTTGTAGGATCAGTTCTTTGCTTGGTTGGAATCTTGACTCTTGTTTTTCATGACCATGATCATGGTCACGGAGCTTCTATTGGAGAGAATTTAAATAGGAAACTTATTGCTTTTTAA